A stretch of Patescibacteria group bacterium DNA encodes these proteins:
- the rplI gene encoding 50S ribosomal protein L9, whose translation MRVLLQQDIPSLGKAGEVKEVKDGYARNYLIPRKLATFPTQSAIERIRHDSREITERRRGKQTEMQDLAFTVQKTILHFKRKATPDGRLYGGIHPADILKSLDELGIQIPHESLKKQEPIKTIGAHTISLRLSHGINVSCKVEVENG comes from the coding sequence ATGCGAGTTCTCTTACAGCAGGACATCCCAAGTTTAGGAAAGGCAGGCGAAGTCAAAGAAGTAAAAGACGGCTACGCACGCAATTATCTCATCCCGCGCAAATTAGCGACATTCCCCACGCAAAGCGCCATTGAGCGGATTCGTCATGATTCCCGCGAAATCACTGAACGCCGCAGAGGAAAGCAGACTGAAATGCAGGATTTGGCATTTACAGTACAGAAAACCATATTGCATTTCAAAAGAAAAGCAACGCCGGACGGACGTCTTTACGGCGGCATCCACCCTGCTGATATACTTAAATCGCTCGATGAATTAGGCATTCAAATACCTCATGAGTCACTCAAGAAGCAAGAACCAATTAAGACGATAGGTGCACATACCATCTCATTGCGCCTTTCGCACGGGATTAACGTTTCGTGTAAGGTAGAAGTAGAAAATGGGTAA